A region from the Zonotrichia leucophrys gambelii isolate GWCS_2022_RI chromosome Z, RI_Zleu_2.0, whole genome shotgun sequence genome encodes:
- the ARK2N gene encoding protein ARK2N isoform X1, whose amino-acid sequence MKMEAVGKAEELVDSEIPPKSSEKQETAPDEDRPIELETQPQKDSAPTAADSAVLSSMPCLLMELRRDSSESQLASTESDKPAGGRVYESDSSNHCMLSPSSSGHLADSDTLSSAEENEPCPAEAAAEGDPSAVSGAAVGRKSRRSRSESETSTMAAKKNRQSSDKQNGRVPKVKGHRSQKHKERIRLLRQKREAAARKKYNLLQDSSTSDSDLTCDSSTSSSDDDEEVSGSSKTITAEIPDGPPVVAHYDISDTNSDPEVVNVDNLLAAAVVQEHNNSLGNQDSGSAWRTRGLLNEMSADTGRLDPGFLAGDKTSCGNAQANEEINIASSDSEVEIVGVQEHARCVHPRGGVIQSVASWKRGSPFGSAQPAQPWTAVAPQQNWSSPPEVVDLTLDEDTRRKYLL is encoded by the exons ATGAAGATGGAGGCAgtaggaaaagcagaagaactTGTTGATTCAGAAATTCCACCAAAGAGTTCTGAAAAGCAAGAGACTGCTCCTGATGAAGACAGGCCTATAGAACTTGAGACACAGCCTCAGAAGGACAGTGCGCCCACTGCAGCAGACTCTGCAGTGCTCTCTTCCATGCCTTGCTTGCTGATGGAACTGAGGCGGGACTCCTCGGAGTCTCAGCTGGCATCTACGGAGAGCGACAAGCCAGCGGGCGGCCGAGTTTATGAGAGTGACTCTTCTAACCACTGCATGCTTTCGCCTTCCTCCAGCGGGCACTTGGCCGATTCAGACACGTTGTCTTCCGCGGAGGAGAAcgagccctgcccagctgaagCCGCCGCGGAGGGAGATCCTTCTGCAGTGTCCGGAGCTGCGGTCGGGAGGAAATCCAGGAGATCCAGGTCCGAAAGTGAGACTTCAACAATGGCTGCCAAGAAAAACCGACAGTCTAGCGATAAGCAGAACGGCCGAGTTCCCAAGGTGAAGGGTCACCGGAGCCAAAAGCACAAAGAGAGGATCCGGCTGCTGAGGCAGAAGCGGGAGGCGGCTGCTCGCAAGAAGTACaacctgctgcaggacagcagtACCAGCGACAGTGACCTGACCTGTGACTCCAGCACGAGCTCGTCAGACGACGACGAAGAGGTTTCAGGGAGCAGCAAGACAATCACTGCAGAGATACCAG ATGGACCTCCTGTGGTGGCTCACTATGATATATCAGACACAAACTCAGACCCAGAAGTGGTAAATGTGGACAATCTGTTGGCGGCTGCAGTAGTTCAAGAGCACAATAATTCTTTGGGAAACCAAGACTCAGGATCTGCCTGGAGAACCAGAGGGCTGCTGAATGAAATGAGTGCTGATACAG GTCGTTTGGATCCAGGCTTCCTTGCAGGTGACAAAACCTCTTGTGGCAATGCCCAGGCCAATGAAGAAATTAACATTGCCTCTTCTGATAGCGAAGTGGAGATTGTTGGAGTTCAGGAACATGCCAG GTGTGTGCATCCCAGGGGAGGGGTGATCCAGAGCGTGGCCTCCTGGAAGCGCGGCTCGCCCTTCGGCAGCGCCCAGCCCGCGCAGCCATGGACAGCAGTGGCTCCCCAGCAGAACTGGTCCTCGCCCCCAGAAGTGGTGGATCTGACTCTGGACGAGGACACCAGGCGCAAATACCTCCTGTAA
- the ARK2N gene encoding protein ARK2N isoform X2, protein MKMEAVGKAEELVDSEIPPKSSEKQETAPDEDRPIELETQPQKDSAPTAADSAVLSSMPCLLMELRRDSSESQLASTESDKPAGGRVYESDSSNHCMLSPSSSGHLADSDTLSSAEENEPCPAEAAAEGDPSAVSGAAVGRKSRRSRSESETSTMAAKKNRQSSDKQNGRVPKVKGHRSQKHKERIRLLRQKREAAARKKYNLLQDSSTSDSDLTCDSSTSSSDDDEEVSGSSKTITAEIPAGFSRAGGSGGATREIPGLLDRGTVWDRNCIGNVLEEAMNCFAEMQRQTEEKFRMWIEKLTHLDTDEESKQQLEPREPKIQLVGQRIPPTTQSGAFVQMPDSQVLPQQPFNSYVGYQNADAALEFPVTFNNNFTPVFPENGNMAEPDLNKS, encoded by the exons ATGAAGATGGAGGCAgtaggaaaagcagaagaactTGTTGATTCAGAAATTCCACCAAAGAGTTCTGAAAAGCAAGAGACTGCTCCTGATGAAGACAGGCCTATAGAACTTGAGACACAGCCTCAGAAGGACAGTGCGCCCACTGCAGCAGACTCTGCAGTGCTCTCTTCCATGCCTTGCTTGCTGATGGAACTGAGGCGGGACTCCTCGGAGTCTCAGCTGGCATCTACGGAGAGCGACAAGCCAGCGGGCGGCCGAGTTTATGAGAGTGACTCTTCTAACCACTGCATGCTTTCGCCTTCCTCCAGCGGGCACTTGGCCGATTCAGACACGTTGTCTTCCGCGGAGGAGAAcgagccctgcccagctgaagCCGCCGCGGAGGGAGATCCTTCTGCAGTGTCCGGAGCTGCGGTCGGGAGGAAATCCAGGAGATCCAGGTCCGAAAGTGAGACTTCAACAATGGCTGCCAAGAAAAACCGACAGTCTAGCGATAAGCAGAACGGCCGAGTTCCCAAGGTGAAGGGTCACCGGAGCCAAAAGCACAAAGAGAGGATCCGGCTGCTGAGGCAGAAGCGGGAGGCGGCTGCTCGCAAGAAGTACaacctgctgcaggacagcagtACCAGCGACAGTGACCTGACCTGTGACTCCAGCACGAGCTCGTCAGACGACGACGAAGAGGTTTCAGGGAGCAGCAAGACAATCACTGCAGAGATACCAG CTGGCTTCAGTCGTGCTGGGGGATCTGGAGGAGCGACCAGGgaaattccaggattgcttGACAGGGGCACCGTGTGGGATAGGAACTGCATAGGCAATGTCCTGGAAGAGGCCATGAACTGCTTTGCCGAGATGCAGAGGCAGACAGAGGAGAAATTCCGCATGTGGATAGAAAAGCTAACCCACCTTGACACGGACGAAGAAAGCAAGCAGCAACTGGAGCCCAGGGAACCTAAAATCCAACTAGTTGGCCAAAGAATCCCCCCTACCACCCAGTCAGGGGCTTTCGTGCAGATGCCTGATAGCCAAGTGCTTCCTCAGCAGCCCTTTAATTCGTACGTGGGCTATCAAAATGCCGATGCCGCGCTGGAGTTTCCAGTGACTTTTAATAACAATTTTACACCAGTCTTTCCAGAGAATGGGAATATGGCAGAGCCTGATCTGAATAAAtcataa